A window of the Drosophila simulans strain w501 chromosome 2L, Prin_Dsim_3.1, whole genome shotgun sequence genome harbors these coding sequences:
- the LOC6731219 gene encoding daxx-like protein isoform X3, whose translation MSASVICVDLSSESDEESPAKRRRLEDPLRVLPPSGRKSLPAKLLNIPKASLGSAMIVPIAETGPARETPVIVDPLRSMHIPSGITVTKHQKNVLATNGNLTISLAESNNNNNNNNNNTTSFNNNVTPKQINVGTGQKVAWSVSSKAPSPNAVITTVPSHQVRVTPFNPIRLAPGSKIIPASKATPAKIQPILGMGQPPQQAQAQQPKTIMLGFAKPNTAVGQTAQHQKPVSLQIHQKLVAGQQKVMASVSQINQLPLQQQQPLRPVSIQLQQQQIQRNGPLPTQQQKPLGCPVPTQQGKLPRGPLPTKPDEPLGGPLPTEPDEILRGPLPTELDVPLVGPLPTRPKPPVRSIQQPVKKNTAIGVQIPQSQEPLGGTLPTRPKPLGGQLLMQQKPPVGSLQQPVKQNTGIGVQIQQSQQPLGGPMPTRPKTLGGQLLTQQKPPVGSLQQQNTGIGVQIQQIPKVFVGQQPQKEYLSKLQQEQQKILLGHLQQPQQKTFLGQLRQEQQKMLGQLQQQQQKKILGQSQQQKEPLGQLQPQQKPPQQLNNSLVHLQQQQQHKTSGGQLQQQQQNQPQQKNSMVHVKHQPQQQQKKTSLGQLQQQPQQQQKASVGQLQQQQKTSSGQLQQQQKTSVGQLQQQPQQQQKTSAGQLQQQQQQKISVGQLQPQQQQKSSAGQLQQQQKISAGQLQPQQQQKISAGQLQPQQQQKSSAGPLQQQHKISAGQLQQQPQQQLSSSAGQQQKLQKASLGQQSAAQKQGAAPGQQQKLPVGQSQPQKRTSAGLLQQQQVPQKKIVMQPQLPKTSVVLPRPQQLPNPLLVAQQQSPKTQMAIQLLNSVMGPQFPPQQPLLPVVNQITHKSMTIQRLPMLQTTPTVQKILPKQLAPQQTPPPAHILQKQTMPNAAMQNPPFAHRPPIVRPMTVAKITPVPTNNNVCIPMKPQMARAVSPPRDATMTAARTLPFKRSQRKASAAPMTSTHVQGFTASATPPQRLLATPPHCAAALNEPLLLNLPPTTSITPQLTPTTTPPPAGPSAAVQQQQLAKAAAIKLNSLPGASISPVNRAQTASAKRIQPITVLKKSDEEWRKHLEQQQQKKHVQLQSSSMTTIVLVESPPTTPPTDKPEPEPERGPMTVEKSSNQPMPTDKQSSAIKRPAVMISRKKSGSVVTEIVDLDNIPDIPAQKRRKECFPPIKNATKAAPSVNAPFTTEYAALLRLCREVDKSADMERLVKGELTQYYYSAPESFVMSCGFRNLVTTAMAMIQNESYLVYVHLKYVLDELASRRLTKIFPTVRAIPPASHFPLPPTSFTPKQPAMLNAPEQQTGMAGREQDDENEEVTLVNVQTISPEDRRRNERIRHFYRTLHAITKRIKMLEEAEVDLNDEDSSYLQLERFKKRACQIYEKICDLKGESKSVRRQLKKPIHFKDSDYPHFNNSLSAFVNRMQDFPDYHDVLQILEQCNKEKELGLAKYEMKRIAYDAFNKVGRMLQSRRKNDLYETVTHYTANGKDPASSDPELLAKLKENNKKQTKISDILEKYALEQDLNAEERQEARLKEKKLKQVKADEEAAKLAALAEDDDKPCTSAQAAAKAAALAALKRGPAARGNVIRKKRPANGRILKIYDDEDDSEEESDSEDDDVEEFVNNFQANSDVSDADSEVEAVTSPKRDALPLAEEEDVIDITRDETGKKNDEATPNGRLKIMSVSSLNANFVHGQDLYRKPNPMPSAKPVIADQIIISDEES comes from the exons ATGTCTGCGTCTGTGATATGCGTCGATTTGAGCTCGGAGTCTGATGAGGAG TCGCCGGCCAAACGACGACGACTCGAGGATCCTCTGCGAGTACTACCGCCATCCGGTAGGAAAAGTTTGCCTGCCAAACTTCTGAACATACCAAAGGCCTCCCTGGGATCTGCGATGATAGTGCCTATTGCAGAAACAGGACCTGCAAGGGAGACTCCGGTCATAGTGGATCCTCTCCGATCCATGCACATCCCCAGTGGAATCACCGTCACCAAGCACCAGAAGAACGTCCTCGCCACAAACGGAAACCTGACCATTTCTCTGGCagagagcaacaacaacaacaataacaacaacaacaacactacCAGCTTCAACAACAATGTGACCCCGAAGCAGATCAATGTTGGCACCGGCCAGAAAGTGGCCTGGTCGGTGAGCAGCAAGGCGCCCAGTCCGAATGCCGTGATAACCACCGTGCCCAGCCACCAGGTGAGGGTGACGCCGTTTAACCCGATTCGACTCGCACCCGGGTCAAAAATAATACCGGCGTCGAAAGCGACGCCTGCTAAGATCCAACCCATTCTTGGGATGGGTCAGCCTCCGCAACAGGCACAAGCCCAGCAACCGAAGACCATAATGCTGGGTTTTGCGAAGCCCAATACTGCAGTGGGTCAAACGGCGCAACACCAAAAACCTGTATCGCTCCAAATACACCAGAAATTAGTTGCAGGACAGCAGAAAGTTATGGCTTCTGTTAGCCAAATAAATCAGCTAccgttgcagcagcaacagccactTAGACCGGTGAGCATtcaattgcagcagcaacagatccAACGGAATGGCCCATTGCCTACACAGCAACAGAAGCCACTGGGATGCCCAGTGCCTACGCAGCAAGGGAAGCTACCACGTGGGCCATTGCCTACGAAGCCAGACGAGCCACTGGGTGGGCCACTGCCTACGGAGCCAGACGAGATACTGCGTGGCCCATTGCCTACGGAGCTTGACGTGCCACTGGTGGGCCCATTGCCTACGCGGCCAAAACCACCGGTGAGATCAATACAACAGCCAGTTAAAAAGAATACGGCGATTGGAGTACAGATTCCGCAATCACAGGAGCCACTGGGTGGCACATTGCCTACGCGGCCGAAACCACTAGGGGGCCAATTGCTAATGCAGCAAAAACCACCGGTGGGATCGCTACAACAGCCTGTTAAACAGAATACTGGGATTGGAGTACAGATTCAGCAATCACAGCAGCCACTGGGTGGCCCAATGCCTACGCGGCCGAAAACACTAGGAGGCCAATTGCTAACGCAGCAAAAACCACCGGTGGGATCGCTACAACAGCAGAATACGGGGATTGGAGTACAGATTCAGCAAATACCAAAGGTTTTCGTGGGACAACAGCCGCAGAAGGAGTACCTGAGTAAACTACAACAGGAGCAACAGAAGATTCTTCTGGGGCACCTGCAACAGCCGCAACAGAAGACGTTCCTGGGGCAACTGcgacaggagcagcagaagatGCTGGGGcaactacagcagcagcaacagaaaaaGATCCTGGGGCAATCTCAACAGCAAAAGGAGCCGTTGGGGCAACTACAACCTCAGCAGAAACCACCACAGCAACTGAACAATTCACTGGTGCActtacaacagcaacaacaacataaaaCTTCAGGGGGGCAActccaacaacagcagcaaaatcaaCCACAGCAGAAAAATTCAATGGTGCACGTAAAACACCAaccgcaacaacagcaaaagaaGACTTCATTGGGGCAActccagcagcaaccacaacagcaacagaaggCTTCAGTGgggcagctgcaacagcaacagaagaCTTCATCGGgtcagctgcaacagcaacagaagaCTTCAGTGgggcagctgcaacagcaaccacaacagcaacagaaaacTTCAGCGGGGCAActccaacagcaacagcaacagaagaTTTCAGTAGGGCAACTCcaaccacaacagcaacagaagtCTTCAGCGGGGCaactccaacaacaacagaagatTTCAGCGGGGCAACTCcaaccacaacagcaacagaagaTTTCAGCGGGGCAACTCcaaccacaacagcaacagaagtCTTCAGCGGGGCCACtccaacagcaacacaagATTTCAGCGGGGCAActc caacagcaaccacaacagcaGCTAAGTTCTTCCGCggggcagcagcaaaaactacaaaaagcGTCCTTAGGGCAGCAGTCAGCAGCTCAAAAGCAGGGAGCGGCCCCAGGGCAACAGCAAAAGTTACCAGTTGGACAATCCCAGCCCCAGAAGAGAACAAGTGCTGGACTTCTTCAACAGCAACAGGTGCCACAGAAGAAAATCGTGATGCAACCGCAGCTTCCGAAAACATCGGTGGTCCTGCCGCGCCCACAACAACTCCCGAATCCTTTGCTCGTGGCCCAACAGCAATCACCAAAGACACAGATGGCTATACAACTGCTAAACTCTGTGATGGGTCCACAGTTTCCACCGCAGCAACCTTTGCTTCCCGTTGTCAATCAAATTACGCACAAATCGATGACTATTCAGAGACTTCCAATGTTGCAGACAACGCCGACCGTACAAAAAATTCTACCAAAGCAGTTAGCTCCGCAGCAGACGCCACCACCCGCTCATATAttacaaaagcaaacaatgccAAACGCGGCCATGCAAAATCCTCCGTTCGCACACCGTCCACCGATAGTGCGACCCATGACGGTAGCCAAGATCACGCCGGTGCCTACAAACAACAATGTCTGCATCCCGATGAAGCCACAGATGGCTAGAGCTGTCAGTCCCCCCAGAGACGCAACAATGACTGCAGCCCGGACTTTGCCCTTTAAAAGATCACAGCGCAAGGCATCTGCAGCACCAATGACTTCGACGCATGTCCAGGGATTCACAGCGAGTGCCACACCTCCACAGCGCCTTCTGGCCACTCCACCGCATTGTGCCGCGGCCTTGAATGAGCCACTATTGCTTAACTTGCCGCCCACCACTAGCATTACGCCGCAACTGACGCCAACGACAACTCCACCGCCCGCTGGACCATCGGCAGCagttcagcaacagcagctggccaaGGCGGCAgccattaaattgaattccttGCCCGGAGCGAGCATTTCTCCAGTGAACAGGGCTCAAACTGCAAGCGCCAAGCGCATACAGCCGATTACCGTGCTCAAGAAATCCGACGAGGAATGGCGAAAGCAtctcgagcagcagcagcaaaagaagCACGTACAATTGCAGTCTTCCTCGATGACCACAATTGTCCTAGTCGAATCACCGCCCACTACGCCGCCCACGGATAAGCCGGAGCCGGAGCCGGAGCGCGGGCCAATGACCGTGGAAAAATCGTCGAACCAACCGATGCCAACAGATAAACAATCTAGTGCAATTAAAAGGCCCGCAGTCATGATTTCCAGGAAAAAATCCGGTTCAGTTGTCACAGAAATAGTGGATTTAGATAATATCCCGGATATCCCGGCACAAAAGCGCAGGAAAGAATGTTTTCCTCCAATTAAGAATGCAACCAAGGCAGCACCTTCAGTGAATGCCCCATTTACAACTGAGTACGCGGCACTTCTTCGGCTGTGCCGCGAGGTGGACAAATCGGCTGACATGGAGCGCCTTGTAAAGGGAGAATTGACCCAGTATTACTACAGTGCGCCCGAAAGCTTCGTGATGTCATGTGGCTTTCGCAACCTGGTCACAACGGCCATGGCGATGATCCAAAACGAATCGTACCTGGTGTACGTACACCTAAAGTACGTGTTAGATGAGTTAGCATCGCGGAGGctgacaaaaatatttcccacaGTGCGAGCAATTCCGCCAGCTAGCCATTTCCCACTTCCACCAACATCGTTCACACCCAAGCAGCCAGCGATGTTGAATGCGCCGGAGCAGCAGACTGGGATGGCGGGAAGAGAGCAGGATGATGAAAATGAAGAGGTGACATTGGTGAATGTCCAGACCATTTCTCCCGAAGATAGGCGTAGGAATGAGCGCATACGCCACTTTTATCGCACGCTGCATGCTATTACTAAGCGAATAAAGATGTTGGAGGAAGCTGAAGTGGACTTGAACGACGAGGACTCCAGCTATCTTCAGTTGGAGCGCTTCAAAAAGCGCGCCTGCCAGATCTATGAAAAAATCTGTGATCTAAAGGGCGAGAGCAAGAGTGTACGTCGTCAGCTGAAGAAGCCCATCCATTTCAAGGATTCGGACTATCCACACTTCAATAACTCGCTATCGGCTTTTGTGAACAGGATGCAAGATTTTCCCGATTACCACGATGTGCTTCAAATACTGGAACAGTGCAACAAGGAAAAGGAACTTGGACTAGCCAAGTACGAGATGAAGAGAATCG CCTACGATGCCTTTAACAAAGTCGGCCGAATGCTGCAATCGCGCCGTAAGAATGATCTTTACGAAACCGTCACACATTACACGGCAAATGGCAAAGATCCAGCGTCCAGTGATCCCGAGCTGCTAGCCAAGCTcaaggaaaacaacaaaaagcaaaccaaaataAGTGATATCTTAGAAAA GTATGCCCTCGAGCAAGATCTCAATGCGGAGGAGCGTCAGGAGGCGCGGCTCAAGGAGAAAAAGTTGAAGCAGGTTAAAGCGGACGAGGAGGCCGCCAAGCTGGCTGCACTGGCGGAGGACGACGACAAGCCCTGCACAAGTGCTCAGGCAGCAGCTAAGGCGGCCGCTCTCGCCGCTTTAAAAAGGGGTCCAGCAGCTCGTGGAAATGTGATTCGAAAAAAGCGCCCCGCTAATGGACGGATCTTAAAAATCTACGACGACGAAGATGACTCGGAGGAGGAATCGGACTCGGAGGACGACGATGTGGAGGAATTTGTCAATAACTTTCAAGCCAACAGTGATGTGAGTGATGCCGACTCCGAAGTGGAAGCAGTAACATCACCAAAGAGAGATGCCTTGCCGCtcgccgaggaggaggatgtgATAGATATAACGAGAGACGAGACTGGCAAAAAGAATGACGAAGCCACGCCCAACGGCAGGCTTAAGATTATGTCCGTCTCTAGTCTGAACGCCAATTTTGTCCATGGGCAGGATCTGTATAGAAAGCCCAATCCCATGCCGTCTGCTAAGCCAGTCATTGCTGACCAGATAATCATTTCCGATGAGGAGTCATAG
- the LOC6731219 gene encoding daxx-like protein isoform X1 has protein sequence MSASVICVDLSSESDEESPAKRRRLEDPLRVLPPSGRKSLPAKLLNIPKASLGSAMIVPIAETGPARETPVIVDPLRSMHIPSGITVTKHQKNVLATNGNLTISLAESNNNNNNNNNNTTSFNNNVTPKQINVGTGQKVAWSVSSKAPSPNAVITTVPSHQVRVTPFNPIRLAPGSKIIPASKATPAKIQPILGMGQPPQQAQAQQPKTIMLGFAKPNTAVGQTAQHQKPVSLQIHQKLVAGQQKVMASVSQINQLPLQQQQPLRPVSIQLQQQQIQRNGPLPTQQQKPLGCPVPTQQGKLPRGPLPTKPDEPLGGPLPTEPDEILRGPLPTELDVPLVGPLPTRPKPPVRSIQQPVKKNTAIGVQIPQSQEPLGGTLPTRPKPLGGQLLMQQKPPVGSLQQPVKQNTGIGVQIQQSQQPLGGPMPTRPKTLGGQLLTQQKPPVGSLQQQNTGIGVQIQQIPKVFVGQQPQKEYLSKLQQEQQKILLGHLQQPQQKTFLGQLRQEQQKMLGQLQQQQQKKILGQSQQQKEPLGQLQPQQKPPQQLNNSLVHLQQQQQHKTSGGQLQQQQQNQPQQKNSMVHVKHQPQQQQKKTSLGQLQQQPQQQQKASVGQLQQQQKTSSGQLQQQQKTSVGQLQQQPQQQQKTSAGQLQQQQQQKISVGQLQPQQQQKSSAGQLQQQQKISAGQLQPQQQQKISAGQLQPQQQQKSSAGPLQQQHKISAGQLQQQQKISAGQLQQQPQQQLSSSAGQQQKLQKASLGQQSAAQKQGAAPGQQQKLPVGQSQPQKRTSAGLLQQQQVPQKKIVMQPQLPKTSVVLPRPQQLPNPLLVAQQQSPKTQMAIQLLNSVMGPQFPPQQPLLPVVNQITHKSMTIQRLPMLQTTPTVQKILPKQLAPQQTPPPAHILQKQTMPNAAMQNPPFAHRPPIVRPMTVAKITPVPTNNNVCIPMKPQMARAVSPPRDATMTAARTLPFKRSQRKASAAPMTSTHVQGFTASATPPQRLLATPPHCAAALNEPLLLNLPPTTSITPQLTPTTTPPPAGPSAAVQQQQLAKAAAIKLNSLPGASISPVNRAQTASAKRIQPITVLKKSDEEWRKHLEQQQQKKHVQLQSSSMTTIVLVESPPTTPPTDKPEPEPERGPMTVEKSSNQPMPTDKQSSAIKRPAVMISRKKSGSVVTEIVDLDNIPDIPAQKRRKECFPPIKNATKAAPSVNAPFTTEYAALLRLCREVDKSADMERLVKGELTQYYYSAPESFVMSCGFRNLVTTAMAMIQNESYLVYVHLKYVLDELASRRLTKIFPTVRAIPPASHFPLPPTSFTPKQPAMLNAPEQQTGMAGREQDDENEEVTLVNVQTISPEDRRRNERIRHFYRTLHAITKRIKMLEEAEVDLNDEDSSYLQLERFKKRACQIYEKICDLKGESKSVRRQLKKPIHFKDSDYPHFNNSLSAFVNRMQDFPDYHDVLQILEQCNKEKELGLAKYEMKRIAYDAFNKVGRMLQSRRKNDLYETVTHYTANGKDPASSDPELLAKLKENNKKQTKISDILEKYALEQDLNAEERQEARLKEKKLKQVKADEEAAKLAALAEDDDKPCTSAQAAAKAAALAALKRGPAARGNVIRKKRPANGRILKIYDDEDDSEEESDSEDDDVEEFVNNFQANSDVSDADSEVEAVTSPKRDALPLAEEEDVIDITRDETGKKNDEATPNGRLKIMSVSSLNANFVHGQDLYRKPNPMPSAKPVIADQIIISDEES, from the exons ATGTCTGCGTCTGTGATATGCGTCGATTTGAGCTCGGAGTCTGATGAGGAG TCGCCGGCCAAACGACGACGACTCGAGGATCCTCTGCGAGTACTACCGCCATCCGGTAGGAAAAGTTTGCCTGCCAAACTTCTGAACATACCAAAGGCCTCCCTGGGATCTGCGATGATAGTGCCTATTGCAGAAACAGGACCTGCAAGGGAGACTCCGGTCATAGTGGATCCTCTCCGATCCATGCACATCCCCAGTGGAATCACCGTCACCAAGCACCAGAAGAACGTCCTCGCCACAAACGGAAACCTGACCATTTCTCTGGCagagagcaacaacaacaacaataacaacaacaacaacactacCAGCTTCAACAACAATGTGACCCCGAAGCAGATCAATGTTGGCACCGGCCAGAAAGTGGCCTGGTCGGTGAGCAGCAAGGCGCCCAGTCCGAATGCCGTGATAACCACCGTGCCCAGCCACCAGGTGAGGGTGACGCCGTTTAACCCGATTCGACTCGCACCCGGGTCAAAAATAATACCGGCGTCGAAAGCGACGCCTGCTAAGATCCAACCCATTCTTGGGATGGGTCAGCCTCCGCAACAGGCACAAGCCCAGCAACCGAAGACCATAATGCTGGGTTTTGCGAAGCCCAATACTGCAGTGGGTCAAACGGCGCAACACCAAAAACCTGTATCGCTCCAAATACACCAGAAATTAGTTGCAGGACAGCAGAAAGTTATGGCTTCTGTTAGCCAAATAAATCAGCTAccgttgcagcagcaacagccactTAGACCGGTGAGCATtcaattgcagcagcaacagatccAACGGAATGGCCCATTGCCTACACAGCAACAGAAGCCACTGGGATGCCCAGTGCCTACGCAGCAAGGGAAGCTACCACGTGGGCCATTGCCTACGAAGCCAGACGAGCCACTGGGTGGGCCACTGCCTACGGAGCCAGACGAGATACTGCGTGGCCCATTGCCTACGGAGCTTGACGTGCCACTGGTGGGCCCATTGCCTACGCGGCCAAAACCACCGGTGAGATCAATACAACAGCCAGTTAAAAAGAATACGGCGATTGGAGTACAGATTCCGCAATCACAGGAGCCACTGGGTGGCACATTGCCTACGCGGCCGAAACCACTAGGGGGCCAATTGCTAATGCAGCAAAAACCACCGGTGGGATCGCTACAACAGCCTGTTAAACAGAATACTGGGATTGGAGTACAGATTCAGCAATCACAGCAGCCACTGGGTGGCCCAATGCCTACGCGGCCGAAAACACTAGGAGGCCAATTGCTAACGCAGCAAAAACCACCGGTGGGATCGCTACAACAGCAGAATACGGGGATTGGAGTACAGATTCAGCAAATACCAAAGGTTTTCGTGGGACAACAGCCGCAGAAGGAGTACCTGAGTAAACTACAACAGGAGCAACAGAAGATTCTTCTGGGGCACCTGCAACAGCCGCAACAGAAGACGTTCCTGGGGCAACTGcgacaggagcagcagaagatGCTGGGGcaactacagcagcagcaacagaaaaaGATCCTGGGGCAATCTCAACAGCAAAAGGAGCCGTTGGGGCAACTACAACCTCAGCAGAAACCACCACAGCAACTGAACAATTCACTGGTGCActtacaacagcaacaacaacataaaaCTTCAGGGGGGCAActccaacaacagcagcaaaatcaaCCACAGCAGAAAAATTCAATGGTGCACGTAAAACACCAaccgcaacaacagcaaaagaaGACTTCATTGGGGCAActccagcagcaaccacaacagcaacagaaggCTTCAGTGgggcagctgcaacagcaacagaagaCTTCATCGGgtcagctgcaacagcaacagaagaCTTCAGTGgggcagctgcaacagcaaccacaacagcaacagaaaacTTCAGCGGGGCAActccaacagcaacagcaacagaagaTTTCAGTAGGGCAACTCcaaccacaacagcaacagaagtCTTCAGCGGGGCaactccaacaacaacagaagatTTCAGCGGGGCAACTCcaaccacaacagcaacagaagaTTTCAGCGGGGCAACTCcaaccacaacagcaacagaagtCTTCAGCGGGGCCACtccaacagcaacacaagATTTCAGCGGGGCAActccaacagcaacagaagaTTTCTGCAgggcaactgcaacagcaaccacaacagcaGCTAAGTTCTTCCGCggggcagcagcaaaaactacaaaaagcGTCCTTAGGGCAGCAGTCAGCAGCTCAAAAGCAGGGAGCGGCCCCAGGGCAACAGCAAAAGTTACCAGTTGGACAATCCCAGCCCCAGAAGAGAACAAGTGCTGGACTTCTTCAACAGCAACAGGTGCCACAGAAGAAAATCGTGATGCAACCGCAGCTTCCGAAAACATCGGTGGTCCTGCCGCGCCCACAACAACTCCCGAATCCTTTGCTCGTGGCCCAACAGCAATCACCAAAGACACAGATGGCTATACAACTGCTAAACTCTGTGATGGGTCCACAGTTTCCACCGCAGCAACCTTTGCTTCCCGTTGTCAATCAAATTACGCACAAATCGATGACTATTCAGAGACTTCCAATGTTGCAGACAACGCCGACCGTACAAAAAATTCTACCAAAGCAGTTAGCTCCGCAGCAGACGCCACCACCCGCTCATATAttacaaaagcaaacaatgccAAACGCGGCCATGCAAAATCCTCCGTTCGCACACCGTCCACCGATAGTGCGACCCATGACGGTAGCCAAGATCACGCCGGTGCCTACAAACAACAATGTCTGCATCCCGATGAAGCCACAGATGGCTAGAGCTGTCAGTCCCCCCAGAGACGCAACAATGACTGCAGCCCGGACTTTGCCCTTTAAAAGATCACAGCGCAAGGCATCTGCAGCACCAATGACTTCGACGCATGTCCAGGGATTCACAGCGAGTGCCACACCTCCACAGCGCCTTCTGGCCACTCCACCGCATTGTGCCGCGGCCTTGAATGAGCCACTATTGCTTAACTTGCCGCCCACCACTAGCATTACGCCGCAACTGACGCCAACGACAACTCCACCGCCCGCTGGACCATCGGCAGCagttcagcaacagcagctggccaaGGCGGCAgccattaaattgaattccttGCCCGGAGCGAGCATTTCTCCAGTGAACAGGGCTCAAACTGCAAGCGCCAAGCGCATACAGCCGATTACCGTGCTCAAGAAATCCGACGAGGAATGGCGAAAGCAtctcgagcagcagcagcaaaagaagCACGTACAATTGCAGTCTTCCTCGATGACCACAATTGTCCTAGTCGAATCACCGCCCACTACGCCGCCCACGGATAAGCCGGAGCCGGAGCCGGAGCGCGGGCCAATGACCGTGGAAAAATCGTCGAACCAACCGATGCCAACAGATAAACAATCTAGTGCAATTAAAAGGCCCGCAGTCATGATTTCCAGGAAAAAATCCGGTTCAGTTGTCACAGAAATAGTGGATTTAGATAATATCCCGGATATCCCGGCACAAAAGCGCAGGAAAGAATGTTTTCCTCCAATTAAGAATGCAACCAAGGCAGCACCTTCAGTGAATGCCCCATTTACAACTGAGTACGCGGCACTTCTTCGGCTGTGCCGCGAGGTGGACAAATCGGCTGACATGGAGCGCCTTGTAAAGGGAGAATTGACCCAGTATTACTACAGTGCGCCCGAAAGCTTCGTGATGTCATGTGGCTTTCGCAACCTGGTCACAACGGCCATGGCGATGATCCAAAACGAATCGTACCTGGTGTACGTACACCTAAAGTACGTGTTAGATGAGTTAGCATCGCGGAGGctgacaaaaatatttcccacaGTGCGAGCAATTCCGCCAGCTAGCCATTTCCCACTTCCACCAACATCGTTCACACCCAAGCAGCCAGCGATGTTGAATGCGCCGGAGCAGCAGACTGGGATGGCGGGAAGAGAGCAGGATGATGAAAATGAAGAGGTGACATTGGTGAATGTCCAGACCATTTCTCCCGAAGATAGGCGTAGGAATGAGCGCATACGCCACTTTTATCGCACGCTGCATGCTATTACTAAGCGAATAAAGATGTTGGAGGAAGCTGAAGTGGACTTGAACGACGAGGACTCCAGCTATCTTCAGTTGGAGCGCTTCAAAAAGCGCGCCTGCCAGATCTATGAAAAAATCTGTGATCTAAAGGGCGAGAGCAAGAGTGTACGTCGTCAGCTGAAGAAGCCCATCCATTTCAAGGATTCGGACTATCCACACTTCAATAACTCGCTATCGGCTTTTGTGAACAGGATGCAAGATTTTCCCGATTACCACGATGTGCTTCAAATACTGGAACAGTGCAACAAGGAAAAGGAACTTGGACTAGCCAAGTACGAGATGAAGAGAATCG CCTACGATGCCTTTAACAAAGTCGGCCGAATGCTGCAATCGCGCCGTAAGAATGATCTTTACGAAACCGTCACACATTACACGGCAAATGGCAAAGATCCAGCGTCCAGTGATCCCGAGCTGCTAGCCAAGCTcaaggaaaacaacaaaaagcaaaccaaaataAGTGATATCTTAGAAAA GTATGCCCTCGAGCAAGATCTCAATGCGGAGGAGCGTCAGGAGGCGCGGCTCAAGGAGAAAAAGTTGAAGCAGGTTAAAGCGGACGAGGAGGCCGCCAAGCTGGCTGCACTGGCGGAGGACGACGACAAGCCCTGCACAAGTGCTCAGGCAGCAGCTAAGGCGGCCGCTCTCGCCGCTTTAAAAAGGGGTCCAGCAGCTCGTGGAAATGTGATTCGAAAAAAGCGCCCCGCTAATGGACGGATCTTAAAAATCTACGACGACGAAGATGACTCGGAGGAGGAATCGGACTCGGAGGACGACGATGTGGAGGAATTTGTCAATAACTTTCAAGCCAACAGTGATGTGAGTGATGCCGACTCCGAAGTGGAAGCAGTAACATCACCAAAGAGAGATGCCTTGCCGCtcgccgaggaggaggatgtgATAGATATAACGAGAGACGAGACTGGCAAAAAGAATGACGAAGCCACGCCCAACGGCAGGCTTAAGATTATGTCCGTCTCTAGTCTGAACGCCAATTTTGTCCATGGGCAGGATCTGTATAGAAAGCCCAATCCCATGCCGTCTGCTAAGCCAGTCATTGCTGACCAGATAATCATTTCCGATGAGGAGTCATAG